The genomic window CTGGCCCGGGACGACGATGACACGGATGACTGGACCTGTGACCGGCGGGAATGTTTTGATGAACACGGGCACCTCACATGGCCCACGCAGTTGGGGCGCCGCGCCGGGCTGGGGTTGGACCCCTGCGCCGCGCTTGCCACACGCATGGATGTGGGTGTGGGCGCCTCTGCAGAGTGTGTCTTTCTGGTCGGTTATGCAGAAAGTGCCGACGCGGCCCTGGTGCTGGCCACCGCGGCGGCGGCCGTGGCCACCGAGCAGCGCATGCAGTCCGTACACGACACCTGGAACCAGTTGTTGGGTGCAACGGTGGTGCAAACACCCGACCCCTTGTTTGATGCCATGGTCAACCGCTGGCTGCTGTACCAGACAGTCACCTGCCGCCTGTGGGCCAAAGCCGGTTTCTACCAGGCCGGTGGCGCAACCGGTTTTCGGGACCAGTTACAAGACGCCATGGCGCTGGCCTGGGCCGCACCGCAGATGCTGCGGGACCAGATTGTGCTGTGCGCCTCGCGCCAGTTTGAACAGGGTGATGTGCAGCATTGGTGGCACGCACCCGCGGGCGCCGGTGTACGCACCCATTTTTCGGACGACCTGCTCTGGCTGCCCTATGCCTGCACACGTTATCTGCAGGTGACGGGTGACCATGCGCTGTTGGAACAGCAGGTGCCGTTTCTGGAAGGTGCGGCGATTCCCGATGGGGCAGAAGATGCCTACTACACACCGGCTGTCAGCGCACACACCGCGTCGGTTTATGAACATGCTGCACGCGCCATCGACCGCAGCCTGCGGGTGGGCGCGCATGGTCTGCCGTTGATGGGTAGTGGGGACTGGAACGACGGCATGAACCGTGTGGGTATCGAAGGCCGTGGTGAGTCGGTCTGGTTGGCGTGGTTTCTGTGCCGCCTGGTCACTGACTTTGTGCCGCTGGCCGCCGCGCGCGGCGAGACAGCTCGTGTGCAGGCCTGGGAGGACGCCCTGCGGGGGTGGAAAGCCGCACTACAAGGACCTGCCTGGGATGGCCGCTGGTTCAAGCGGGCCTTTTTTGACAACGGTGAACCCCTGGGGTCCAGCGCCAATGCCGAGGCCCGCATAGACCTGATTGCGCAGTCGTGGGCGGTGTTGTCCGGCGCTGCACCACACGACATGCAAAGCATGGCCCTCTCGGCCATGGACACCGAACTGGTGGATGGGGAGCAGGGCTTGATCAAGTTGCTGGACCCGCCGTTCAGCCAGTCGCAACCCAGCCCGGGTTACATACAGGCCTATCCGCCCGGTGTGCGCGAAAACGGGGGGCAGTACTCCCATGCGGGGGTCTGGGCCCTGATGGCACAGGCGGCGCGACCCAAAGACGCGCAGCATCCCAAGGGCGGTGGCGACGACCCGTACCGGTACTTCACCTATTTAAGCCCGGCACACCGTGCCAGCCACCTGACACGCGGCCTGGCCTACGCCGTCGAACCCTATGCCATGGCAGGGGATGTGTACACACAGCCCCCCTATGTCGGGCGTGGTGGCTGGAGCTGGTACACGGGTGCCGCCGCCTGGTTGCACCGCGCAGCGGTCGAGTCCATTTTTGGCCTGCAACTGGGTGTACAGGAACTGGTGTTCCAGCCCTGTTTGCCCGCGCACTGGGACCGTGCCGAGATGCGCCTGGTCCGTGGCGGGCGCAGCATGCGGTTTGTGTTCCTGCGGGCGAATCTGGGTGATGCGCTGGCGGCCACCACTGCCCTGGACGCCCATGCCCTGCGGCCCGGCCAGGCCCTGTTCTGGACCGATCTGGAGGGTGACAGCTGTTATGTCATTCCCCTGCTGGCGGATTAAAACTGTGGACCTAAAACACATGGGTACGCGGTTGGTGCGCCAGCACACCGACGGAAAGCGGCCAGATTTTTATAGTTGACCCGTTCACTTGTCATTTTCTAATTTACTGGAGATTCATTATGCAAATTCGCCAAACCCTCGCCATCGCCATTTCTGCCATCGTTCTGCTCACCGCCACCGGTTGTGCCGTCCAGCGTGGCCAGGAAACAGTGGGCTCTTACATCGACGACGCCGGTATCACCACCCTGATCAAGACCCGCTTTGTGGAAAACAAACAGGTTGATGCGGCATCCATCAAGGTTGAAACTTTGAATGGCACCGTCATGTTGTCCGGCTTCGCCAAGAATGGCGCCGAGCGCACTTCTGCAGAAGCCATCGCACGCGGTGTCAAGGGTGTTGTTGCTGTCAAGAACGAGATCGCTGTCCGCCCTTAATCGGCACGCACACGCACCCAAAGCCCCAGGCTCCGTAAAGGAGCGCTGGGGCTTTTTTTCGTTGGTTGATTACTGTGGTTTTTGCAACAGAAACTGCGACAACTCTTCCAGCACGGTTTGCACCGCGCGGTTGGCAGCCACCACACCCGCACGGGGTCCGTCACTGCTGGCCGGTACCTGGGCGTCGAAGGCGCGCCACGCGACAACCTTGCGTGTCTTCTCCTCCACCAGGTAGACGCGCAGCGTGAAATGCACGCTGCTAGGTTGGGTCTGAAAATTCTGTTGCAGCCGAACGATCTCCGTATCCAGCCGCAGGTCCCCACCGGCAGAGCCCGGTGTCATCACCACCGCGCGGAATGCCCCCGTCTGTTCGATGGACGCCACCATCAACGGGCCCAGCATGCGTGCGGGGGTATCGATCCACTCGCTGTGGGCAAAATATTCCAGCTTGTGGGGCTCGCGCAGGTAGATGATGCGCTGGCTGTCAAAGCCCGAGGCGGCACGCACCGGGCTGATGATCAGGGTGGGGGCGCTGGCCAGCGGGGCACGCGCCGTCTGGGCGCTTGCAGCCGGGCCGCTGTACTCCAACGCATAAAAGCTCGGTGGTGTGCTGGCTTTGGGCTGCAACACGCTGCAGGCGCTTAATGCCAGTGTGGCCCATACGGCCAGGCACACGCCCGCCAGGCGGGCCTTGGAAGCTGTGGTTGTTCTGTGGTGTGGTGTTGTCATGGTTTGGCTTCCTGTTCGCCGGGACCGGTGGGCGCGGGTGTGCGGCCGAACAGCAGGCCGCTGGGGTCGCGGGTGGTCTGCTCACTCAGCCGCCGTAAGGAGTTGCTCAGGCTGCCCAGTTCACCCAGCAGGCGTTCCACCTCAGGCAGTGTTTCCGTGCCCAGGCGCTGGACACCGTTGCCCAGACCATCGGCCGCCTTGGACGCGCTGGCGCCGGCCTTGGAGAGGTCGTCCCCCATCTTGCCGACAGAGTCCGCACTGCGGCCGACACGGTCGATCAAGGGGCCGAGTTTGGCGGTTGCCTGTGCCGTGTTGTTCAGGATGCTGCTGAACGATGCCTGGTTCTCCGGGCTCAAGATGGCATTGATATTGTTCGAGGTGCTGTCCAGCTTGCCCAGCACATTGGTGAGCACGTTCTCCAGCCGGGCGCTGAGCGACGGCTTGGTCTGGATGACGGGGTAGCGGTTGGGCGCGATGGTGCGCAGTGGGGGAGAGTCCCGTGTGCCACCGCTGAGCTCCACATAGGTGATGCCGGTCAGGCCCTGTGTCTTCAGCACCGCAATCGTGTCTTCCTTGATCGGTGTGCCCTCTTCAATGGCAAAACTCAGGATCACACGTTCGGGTGTGGCGCGGTCCAGGTCGATGCGCTGCACCTTGCCCACATCCACCCCGTTGTATTTGACCGGCGCATTCAGGTTGAGGCCCGCTACCGATTCATTGGCGACCGCCAGAAAGGTGGCGTAGTCTTTTTGCCAGGCACCGCCCGATGCCAGCCACAGTGCCCCGACGATGAGCACGGCGCCCAGGCCCAGCACAAAGGCACCCACAATGAAAAAGCTTACTTTGGTTTCCATACGGTCTCCTGGGGTGGTGAGGGGGGGTGGGCCTGTTGTTGCGCACTGCGTGCACGCGGGCCTTCAAAAAAGGGCTGTACCAGGGGTTTGTCGGAGCCTGCGAGTTCCTGCATGGAGCCTACGGCCTGCACCGTGCCATCACCCAGCACGGCCACGCGGTCGGCCACCTGCCACAGCAGGTCCAGGTCGTGGGTGATCATCACAACGGTCAGGCCATAGAGGTCGCGCAGCGAACGCACCAGGTCGTCCACACCCGCCGCACTGTTGGGGTCCAGGCCCGCGGTCGGCTCGTCCAGGAACAAAAGCTCGGGGTCCAACGCCAGGGCCCGCGCCAGGGAGGCGCGTTTCATCATGCCTCCACTCAGCTCGGACGGGTACTGGCCTGCCACTTCCGGCCGCAGGCCGGCCATGGACAGTTTCCAGTGCGCGATTTCGTCGATCAGGCTGTCACCCAGATCCGTGTGTTCGCGCAGCGGCAGGCCTATGTTTTCGAGCACGGTCAACGCGCCGAACAACCCCCCGTGCTGGAACATCACCCCCCAACGCTGGCGCAAAGCCAGTGCGTCGGCGGCTGTAATGTTGTGCAGCGGCATGCCCAGTACACACACGGTCCCCGCCGTGGGTTCCTGCAGCAGAATCATTTCACGCAGCAGGGTGGACTTGCCCGTGCCACTGCCCCCGATGATGGCGAATATCTCGGCGCGGCGCACCGCCAGGTCCACACCGTTGTGCACCACGTGGTCGCCAAAACGGGTCACCACCTGCTGCATCTCAATCACGGTCTCACCGGTGTTGTGGGTGCCGTCCATGTCACAAGTCCAGAATGCTGAAGGCGATGGAGAACAACGCGTCTGCCACGATCACCAGAAAGATGGACTGCACCACACTGCGGGTGGTTTGCAAGCCCACGCTGTCGGCACCCCCGCGGGTGCGAAAACCCTGGAAACACCCCACCAGGCTGATGATGATGGCAAACACCGGCGCTTTGGCGATGCCCACCATGTAAGACGTGACACTCACCGCCTTGGCCATGCGGTCCAGAAATTCGGTGTAACTCACCGCCAGTTGGGTCTGCGCCATCAGCATGCCGCCGGCCACACCCAGCACATCGGCAAACACCGTGAGCAAGGGCATGGCAATCACCAGGGCAATCACCTTGGGGATCACCAGCAGCTCCAGCGGCGCGATGCCAAGTGTGCGCATGGCGTCTATCTCTTCGGTCACCGCCATGGTGCCGATCTGCGCCGCAAAGGCCGAGCCCGAGCGCCCGGCAATGGTGATGGCGGTGATCAGCGGCGCAAACTCGCGCAGCATGGACAAACCCACCAGGTCCGCCACAAAGATGTTGGCGCCGTACTGCCGCAACTGGTCGGCCCCCTGGTAGGCCACCACTATGCCCAATAGCAGCGACAACAAACCTACGATGGGTAACGCATCAAAACCCGCCCTGCGGATGTTGAACAAAATGGGGCGCCAGCGCATGCGTGACGGGTGGATGACGCAGTTGGCAAACGCCAGCGCACACTCGCCTACAAAACCCAGCATGGCAAAAAACTGCTCCCAGGCCGCACCGGCTTGGCGGCCCACACGTTCCAACAGTTGGGGCGGGGTGCGCGCGGGCACAGCTGGAACCAGCGCCTGGGCCTGCACGTGTGTTGTCACGGCCTGCAACAGGCGTTCAAAGTCGGGGTGTAAGCCTTGTAGCGGAGCCTCCGCACCCGGGCCACCCAAACGGGTGCGCAACTTGTGCAGCACCCAGGCACCGGCGGTGTCCAGTTGCGCTATGCCCGATGCATCGACCTGCACGGGCGCGCTGCGGTCCGCTTGCAGGGCGTCCAGCTGGTCAGCGCACCCGCCCAGGCCCCGTGCAGTCCATGCCCCACCCAAGGTCAGGGTGTGGGGGCTGGTCTGGGTGGCGCAGGCACGCGGCTCGCTGCAGTGTTTCATACGTGGCTCGAAGCTTAGGTGGCGGCCTCTTTCCTGTTTGTTCGCGAGCGCACAGAACGCAGAGCGGAATCAGCGCACCCTTTGGGCACACAGTCACACCAGGGTGATTGGCTTTTTTGGAGTAACCCGTATGAACCGTATGAAAACCCGCCTCGAAGTACTTGCGTTGAACACCGTGTTGGTGGGCGTGTTGGCCGTCTCTGCCGTGGGCTGCAGCAAGCCGGTGGACAGTGTGGGCCTCCCCGCTGCCAGCACCACCGTTGGCACCGATATTGACGACAGTGTCATCACCAGCAGCGTCAAGTCGGCACTGCTGGCCGACGCCGACATCAAGAGTTTTGACTTCAAGGTAGAAACCCGCAAAGGCGAGGTCCTGCTCAGTGGCTTTGTGGACAACCAGGCCCAGCTGGACCGTGCAACCGCCGCCACACGTGCGGTGGCCGGTGTCAAGAGTATTCAGAACAATGTGGTGCTGAAGGGCGCCCCCACCACGGTGGGCAAGAAGGTGGACGCCGGCATCATCACCAGCAAAGTCAAAACCGCGCTGCTGGGCGACCCCAGTGTGAAGAGCTTCGACATCTCCGTGGTCACACGGGATGACGAAGTGCTGCTCAGCGGTTTTGTGGACAACCAGGCCCAGGTCGACCGCGCCATGGAAGTGGCCCGCGGCATCGAGGGTGTGCGTCTGGTGCGCAACGAGATGAGTATCAAGAAGTAACCCGACAGCAAGCCCCCGGCCTGGGGGCTTGTCAGGTGTTGGCGGCGTGCACGTCGCGCAGCAGGCGCTGCAGCTCCTTCTTGACCACGCCATAACACTCGCAGGCACGCGCCTCCAGCCCCTCGCGCTCCAGCACCGCAATGTGGCCGCGCCGGTAGCGTATATATCCGGCCGTTTGCAAATTGCCAGCCGCCTCGGTCACGCTTTCGCGGCGCACACCCAGCATGCTGGCCACCAGCTCCTGTGTCATCACCAGCTCGCGTGCGGGCACACGGTCCATGGTCAACAACAGCCAGCGGCACAGTTGCTGTTCGACCGAGTGGTGGCGGTTGCACACGGCGGATTGCGCCATCTGGGTCATCAGCGCCTGGGTGTAGCGCAACAGCAGGCGTTGCAGTGCACCGGCACGGTTGAACTCCGCCTGCAGCACGTGGCGGTCCAGCCGGTAGGCGTGACCGGCGGTCT from Rhodoferax sp. AJA081-3 includes these protein-coding regions:
- a CDS encoding ABC-type transport auxiliary lipoprotein family protein — its product is MTTPHHRTTTASKARLAGVCLAVWATLALSACSVLQPKASTPPSFYALEYSGPAASAQTARAPLASAPTLIISPVRAASGFDSQRIIYLREPHKLEYFAHSEWIDTPARMLGPLMVASIEQTGAFRAVVMTPGSAGGDLRLDTEIVRLQQNFQTQPSSVHFTLRVYLVEEKTRKVVAWRAFDAQVPASSDGPRAGVVAANRAVQTVLEELSQFLLQKPQ
- a CDS encoding MlaD family protein, giving the protein METKVSFFIVGAFVLGLGAVLIVGALWLASGGAWQKDYATFLAVANESVAGLNLNAPVKYNGVDVGKVQRIDLDRATPERVILSFAIEEGTPIKEDTIAVLKTQGLTGITYVELSGGTRDSPPLRTIAPNRYPVIQTKPSLSARLENVLTNVLGKLDSTSNNINAILSPENQASFSSILNNTAQATAKLGPLIDRVGRSADSVGKMGDDLSKAGASASKAADGLGNGVQRLGTETLPEVERLLGELGSLSNSLRRLSEQTTRDPSGLLFGRTPAPTGPGEQEAKP
- a CDS encoding Crp/Fnr family transcriptional regulator, which encodes MPKSDIHAVSALHNPQQNHLLASLPQADFDLFANHLELVPLPLGQMLYEPGTQLRHAFFPTTSIVSLHYVTETGASAETAGVGNEGVVGISLFMGGDTTPSSAVVQTAGHAYRLDRHVLQAEFNRAGALQRLLLRYTQALMTQMAQSAVCNRHHSVEQQLCRWLLLTMDRVPARELVMTQELVASMLGVRRESVTEAAGNLQTAGYIRYRRGHIAVLEREGLEARACECYGVVKKELQRLLRDVHAANT
- a CDS encoding BON domain-containing protein, with the translated sequence MQIRQTLAIAISAIVLLTATGCAVQRGQETVGSYIDDAGITTLIKTRFVENKQVDAASIKVETLNGTVMLSGFAKNGAERTSAEAIARGVKGVVAVKNEIAVRP
- a CDS encoding BON domain-containing protein — its product is MNRMKTRLEVLALNTVLVGVLAVSAVGCSKPVDSVGLPAASTTVGTDIDDSVITSSVKSALLADADIKSFDFKVETRKGEVLLSGFVDNQAQLDRATAATRAVAGVKSIQNNVVLKGAPTTVGKKVDAGIITSKVKTALLGDPSVKSFDISVVTRDDEVLLSGFVDNQAQVDRAMEVARGIEGVRLVRNEMSIKK
- a CDS encoding MlaE family lipid ABC transporter permease subunit; this translates as MKHCSEPRACATQTSPHTLTLGGAWTARGLGGCADQLDALQADRSAPVQVDASGIAQLDTAGAWVLHKLRTRLGGPGAEAPLQGLHPDFERLLQAVTTHVQAQALVPAVPARTPPQLLERVGRQAGAAWEQFFAMLGFVGECALAFANCVIHPSRMRWRPILFNIRRAGFDALPIVGLLSLLLGIVVAYQGADQLRQYGANIFVADLVGLSMLREFAPLITAITIAGRSGSAFAAQIGTMAVTEEIDAMRTLGIAPLELLVIPKVIALVIAMPLLTVFADVLGVAGGMLMAQTQLAVSYTEFLDRMAKAVSVTSYMVGIAKAPVFAIIISLVGCFQGFRTRGGADSVGLQTTRSVVQSIFLVIVADALFSIAFSILDL
- a CDS encoding ABC transporter ATP-binding protein, with amino-acid sequence MDGTHNTGETVIEMQQVVTRFGDHVVHNGVDLAVRRAEIFAIIGGSGTGKSTLLREMILLQEPTAGTVCVLGMPLHNITAADALALRQRWGVMFQHGGLFGALTVLENIGLPLREHTDLGDSLIDEIAHWKLSMAGLRPEVAGQYPSELSGGMMKRASLARALALDPELLFLDEPTAGLDPNSAAGVDDLVRSLRDLYGLTVVMITHDLDLLWQVADRVAVLGDGTVQAVGSMQELAGSDKPLVQPFFEGPRARSAQQQAHPPSPPQETVWKPK